From Triticum aestivum cultivar Chinese Spring chromosome 4A, IWGSC CS RefSeq v2.1, whole genome shotgun sequence, a single genomic window includes:
- the LOC123088209 gene encoding subtilisin-like protease 4, producing MPIIAYVLLPFFSLLCSSALPLPLHPAQPTSQPQHVYIVHTIGVQPYHTLLPVAASNRVIHEYSTVLTGFACRMTAEEARHMSGLPGVRAVYQSRVLHTQTTRSPAFLGLQEESGAWPESDFGDGVIIGLVDTGITPAHPSFHDAGLGPVRSSWKGRCVQGHGFDDSSCNNKLVGARAFLDELVDGERDFTPVDRDGHGTHVAATAAGSPVPGANLLNFSRGDATGTAPKAKIAIYKVCYRSPGGCPDWAIVAAVDAAVSDGVDIISMSLGAGPTPFYDDVVAVATFGAVRAGVFVVLAGGNAGPNASTVSNAAPWMTTVGAATLDRVFPATLKLGNRVELTGQSLYNIKSQGTTAIGLIGSTCDTDDLTPDRVMGKVVVCSGMAGAYTGRYVQRAGGAGMVSTEAIERWGEAVMAEPFGLPGLKLSYTAGKTLESYISSTAYPVASFIFRCDTVTGSGASRAPLVAGFSSRGPSQFNPEIIKPDVIAPGVNILAAWNQKPEGGTEEDYYLNIISGTSMACPHVVGVAALIKKQHGDWTPAMIRSSLMTTATMLDNRKLPIVDSGNDVEATPLVAGAGMVVPTLAMDPGLVYDAGAQDYIDFLCSVGYTAAQIRRFEPGFVKCTSTAATPGGAANLNYPSMVVMFDGGVVMRRVRRTLTAVSQQEELYEVTVTAPDGVAVTVTPRQLHFSQYMEKKTYILDFKLNTEAVKPAGTWEFAEIAWKSKHHHVRSPVAFGY from the coding sequence ATGCCCATCATCGCCTACGTGCTACTACCCTTCTTCTCCTTGCTCTGTAGTTCGGCTTTGCCTCTGCCCCTTCACCCGGCGCAGCCCACATCCCAGCCCCAGCATGTGTACATCGTCCACACCATCGGTGTGCAGCCCTACCACACCCTGCTCCCAGTCGCAGCTAGCAACAGAGTGATCCACGAGTACTCCACTGTCCTGACCGGCTTCGCCTGCCGGATGACCGCCGAGGAGGCCCGCCACATGTCCGGCCTCCCCGGCGTCAGAGCCGTCTACCAGAGCAGGGTCTTGCACACGCAGACCACAAGGTCCCCTGCCTTCCTCGGCCTCCAGGAGGAGTCCGGCGCCTGGCCGGAGTCGGACTTCGGCGACGGCGTGATAATCGGCCTGGTGGACACCGGCATCACGCCAGCCCACCCCAGCTTCCACGACGCCGGCCTGGGCCCCGTCCGCTCGTCCTGGAAGGGGAGGTGCGTGCAAGGCCACGGCTTCGACGACAGCTCCTGCAACAACAAGCTCGTCGGCGCCAGAGCCTTCCTCGACGAGCTGGTCGACGGCGAGCGCGACTTCACGCCCGTCGATCGGGACGGCCACGGCACCCACGTCGCCGCCACGGCCGCTGGCTCACCGGTGCCTGGCGCAAACCTCCTGAACTTTTCGCGAGGCGACGCGACGGGCACCGCGCCGAAAGCCAAGATCGCCATTTATAAGGTCTGCTACCGCTCTCCCGGGGGCTGCCCGGACTGGGCCATCGTGGCGGCCGTCGACGCCGCGGTGAGCGACGGCGTGGATATCATCTCCATGTCGCTCGGCGCAGGCCCGACGCCCTTCTACGACGACGTGGTGGCGGTCGCCACGTTCGGCGCGGTCCGGGCGGGCGTGTTCGTGGTCCTCGCGGGCGGTAACGCCGGGCCGAACGCGTCCACGGTGTCCAACGCCGCGCCGTGGATGACCACCGTGGGCGCGGCCACCCTGGACCGCGTCTTCCCGGCGACGCTCAAGCTGGGCAACAGGGTTGAGCTCACCGGACAGTCCCTTTACAACATCAAATCGCAAGGCACGACGGCAATCGGGCTCATCGGAAGCACCTGCGACACCGACGATCTGACGCCCGACCGGGTCATGGGCAAGGTGGTGGTGTGCTCGGGCATGGCAGGAGCCTATACCGGCAGGTATGTCCAGCGAGCCGGGGGCGCTGGCATGGTCAGCACGGAGGCCATCGAGCGATGGGGAGAGGCGGTGATGGCGGAGCCGTTCGGCCTGCCCGGGCTCAAGCTCAGCTACACGGCCGGGAAGACGCTGGAGAGCTACATCTCGTCCACAGCCTACCCCGTCGCCTCCTTCATCTTCAGGTGCGACACGGTGACCGGGTCCGGCGCGAGCCGTGCACCGTTGGTGGCCGGGTTCTCCTCCCGCGGCCCCAGCCAATTCAACCCAGAGATCATCAAGCCGGACGTCATCGCGCCCGGCGTCAATATCCTGGCGGCGTGGAACCAGAAGCCGGAGGGGGGAACGGAGGAGGACTACTACCTTAACATTATCTCGGGCACGTCGATGGCGTGCCCGCACGTCGTCGGCGTGGCGGCGCTTATCAAGAAGCAGCACGGTGATTGGACGCCGGCCATGATCCGCTCGTCTTTGATGACCACTGCGACGATGCTGGACAACCGGAAGCTGCCCATCGTGGACAGCGGCAACGACGTCGAGGCGACGCCCCTGGTGGCCGGTGCAGGGATGGTCGTCCCGACGCTCGCCATGGACCCGGGCCTGGTGTACGACGCCGGCGCTCAGGACTACATCGACTTTCTCTGCAGCGTCGGCTACACGGCGGCGCAAATCCGGCGTTTCGAGCCCGGGTTTGTCAAGTGCACCAGCACGGCGGCGACTCCGGGAGGCGCGGCCAACCTTAACTACCCGTCGATGGTGGTCATGTTCGACGGTGGCGTTGTCATGCGCAGGGTCCGTAGGACGCTGACGGCGGTGTCGCAGCAGGAGGAACTCTACGAGGTGACCGTGACCGCGCCAGACGGGGTCGCGGTCACCGTCACGCCCAGGCAGCTCCACTTCAGCCAGTACATGGAGAAGAAGACGTACATCCTGGACTTCAAGCTCAATACTGAGGCGGTGAAGCCGGCGGGGACATGGGAGTTCGCCGAGATCGCGTGGAAGAGCAAGCACCACCACGTCCGGAGCCCGGTGGCGTTCGGCTACTGA